A single Equus quagga isolate Etosha38 chromosome 8, UCLA_HA_Equagga_1.0, whole genome shotgun sequence DNA region contains:
- the CLDN12 gene encoding claudin-12: MGCRDVHAATVLSFLCGIASVAGLFAGTLLPNWRKLRLITFNRNEKNLTVYTGLWVKCARYDGSSDCLMYDATWYSSVDQLDLRVLQFALPLSILIAMGALLLCLIGMCNTAFRSSVPNIKLAKCLVNSAGCHLVAGLLFFLAGTVSLSPSIWVIFYNIHLNKKFEPVFTFDYAVYVTIASAGGLFMTSLLLFIWYCACKSLPSPFWQPLYSHPPSMHTYSQPYSARSRLSAIEIDIPVVSHTT, translated from the coding sequence ATGGGCTGTCGGGATGTCCATGCAGCCACAGTCCTCTCCTTCCTGTGTGGAATTGCCTCGGTAGCAGGCCTCTTTGCAGGGACTCTGCTTCCCAACTGGAGAAAATTACGACTGATCACGTTCAACAGAAACGAGAAGAACCTGACAGTTTACACAGGCCTGTGGGTGAAATGTGCCCGGTATGATGGGAGCAGTGACTGCCTGATGTACGATGCTACTTGGTACTCATCAGTTGACCAGCTGGACCTGCGAGTCCTCCAGTTTGCCCTGCCCCTCAGCATTCTGATTGCGATGGGTGCCCTGTTGCTCTGCCTGATTGGAATGTGTAACACGGCCTTCAGGTCCTCAGTGCCCAACATCAAACTGGCCAAGTGTCTGGTCAATAGTGCAGGCTGCCATCTGGTGGCCGGACTGCTGTTTTTCCTGGCTGGTACTGTGAGCCTCTCCCCATCCATCTGGGTCATCTTCTATAACATCCATCTGAACAAGAAGTTTGAGCCAGTCTTTACATTTGACTATGCAGTTTATGTCACTATTGCTAGTGCTGGGGGCCTTTTTATGACTTCCCTTTTGCTGTTTATTTGGTATTGTGCATGCAAGTCTTTGCCTTCTCCTTTCTGGCAACCGCTGTACTCCCATCCTCCCAGTATGCATACTTACTCACAGCCCTATTCAGCACGCTCCCGCCTTTCTGCCATTGAAATTGACATTCCAGTAGTTTCACATACCACCTGA